The Drosophila gunungcola strain Sukarami chromosome 3L unlocalized genomic scaffold, Dgunungcola_SK_2 000003F, whole genome shotgun sequence genome contains a region encoding:
- the LOC128258143 gene encoding LOW QUALITY PROTEIN: protein split ends (The sequence of the model RefSeq protein was modified relative to this genomic sequence to represent the inferred CDS: inserted 1 base in 1 codon; deleted 3 bases in 3 codons; substituted 1 base at 1 genomic stop codon) has protein sequence MVSTFIGLLDIQSWWEIPCISHFCSLFSSAFDLPDIDIEDLESALLSDGTSDEDQVALVPELIVRLLKGCDALQSVAKEITHSNYQMFLRRFLRQQCRLHQTENHFDTDIDFQSLPVRKRLHILHDLCHFRLDSADVQVILSNLEADSLRVEPLGYDAKNSGYWYFYGTRLYREDKAAAASSSSSSSSGSGGDGSASSGGISNTKGVGSNGTVWQVICFTEEDWQNLAAKFKTSTNAKERELFHILDDNFLPKLPQLFRERERLRRRKLLQVRNSSRIRNIAELKARQEEERKRRERENLYPERQNGHWLTPRQQQQQQQQQQQQQQQQQQQQQQSQQRTRRRSQSTSTASGISTYASSLRRTTTTNSSEFLCHRETFCLSPENDEDDDDEALEAEQHPNQPEQTEQQPREEEQQQEPEELLAASATGDDFRSPETPKSQTPAELKSKSGHHHHHHHHHHKKKKSGKKQKKRHHRDRDRERDREHHHHHRRRHKYASEADEGEDDNNNHNSNSNSNSNTNSTSSNNSAQPKRRRSGHQQHQPEPREPTTSLSPEDKENFCRQLQLLDTNSAAIAVATSIADLSLPSPVAHESETEQDEQVDQPAAAEPEPPAIAHSMAPAANVKLPGRQTNNSLSSLTGNIFIPGGSAQQQQQQHQQQQSQQHQSQEPQSSSSSSHSATSASTVRSKKQKAVLNSSGSSSSSKVADKADRNLSKAEAGKSKKSTAGSSASSSSSKAERNSGAYSDKSGDDHVNSSNRSTTNNNSSLNNNNHKHASHHSHNNNNNSHPTTASATTTATTTTSQGYHNNSNHSHNQNNHNHQTPYSHHTHHHHHTTNIFSNKHKSKTHHSLTHNNNNNNNHTTNATSTSQHLPVTTNNNSTYNSSNHANILSFTETEEVLQIGMHKVLVYVKNHRDAWPFVDPVEEDIAPRYYSIIRRPMDLLKMEDKLDSGEYHKFSEFRNDFRLIVNNCRLYNGHNNEYTEMVNNLQDAFEKATKKYFENLSDDEDDDPNLSYPAADSKMNVFREKYFSKKSKDETEKDAPGRLESSAEEDISEVEAEAAQKAQKRKRKEKDKRRKKKTKSKADLETDDEDMEPERIPTPPPLPPPPSGKKSKTGKVAKEKEKEKEKDKDKDKEKDKETASSKRGRKTKGEKSASKPSKQQQKTKKGAKKSALESDPESDPSNSRESEDYSDDDQISLAKAKSLIKPTARTIAAQKKKVVPAESKVKMPTPVKRQVKGKGKGGRKVKDDSLDSEQSDLDVKKQMPPTAAAALAESAAELEDDEDDQPADEDEDEDGSRSRSMSPFKVDLHKKYSKSALNDDLSELLTTVKKVPTAETTKLSARHQDEADNDGERSSRESDGDFKSLSSSRASSEERPPVPKKGKKGENSKKEKEKKSRDKEKDRDKDKDKDKSRSAKHKKSKDESPLSAAAAAAAAEQAELEMLLPFMDKYDVIKYRRSRAALSGSSASNSLAPSEDSKPASTKSNRESKKATAKREKSPDPVEHKRGRKSKDQKRSKESDKVEKTDKTAKADSEKHSEKSKKKEEVPKVVEKPPREKSPVPIVPQEPIKEPPAPTPAPATAPSKVKEAPAKTAAKKRPDKQMPPPPKPADKPSEKGSGKKASSKKAAQKAGQPQTNNNTNLEALDVETEQTLKDINRWLEHTPRFTEFSSASNSPSRYNLLDDFDSGIGSKLDAADFRRPVALAAPKAELVPTKLAEALNELVSEPKVAASKSESESVAPTPSSVSSSCGTPPHSMHSGNSIGSTSATAASSSNCSNNSMPTPLPVAVTPTPTPAPPPLLPIPKPKEPSTTQLLLNPPPPPHIKQQLAKEAKRKSLKEKQAAQAAQAQQVKAKANVMRTIERLQPGKAKGNLLQNVATGKPTEETGDSHAGVNPVATKVKELKNALITETCEGAPKLSLGTVLKTQDFALGKSLGEMSGKKVTDEDDSPNEESKSEKPSTPTTPNKEAPKPFEALLELSKIGKSSEGAKAEASQKEKPNLSAWLKAFGGPKVSKKSEEEEKQQTSAQDHQGDAKVAPPAHSPAGDNFSLPTVMRQRKPSTGSTNSERSSFSQDPDSPRIAIDERYGSYAAGSYTSPIGASPIGASPIMVSPKPNDDMGKPASPYPLNGAIKVGFYQDTTTKSSPDKSCSPREMNSPYPQYSQHIYSSASSPNVSTPDMSGTSPYGGGNSYNPSGSEASKTPAYSSTSPLPIYDQYKQPRSQESDYNSSMSPSTPNPHSPYQQPQSSPYTTPQQSQSTHPSPYHGQSPYHQQQHSPYHPPATQQQQQSSQPSHSPAAHQQALSPMHSVESPASSAATQPPTPLAQSPAEQQHSPYQQPVLSPYQQPQQQVQPPVVPPVQPATSAVPSAALSNNGYAPTHDSYQQLQQQQRSLYNPATLINPLPSSTTATASITKPNNDWSLNRSLLPPSITNTVNQATQQQQQQSGQLQQQPQMQATTQQQQQLQTTPQQQQQLQAPQQQQQQLQTPQQQQQQQLQTPQQQQQVLGHQQQHKPKYPTYAQYQSTNAAANAAAAADAVDTMQQQQQQQQKIVPPTYGSDMATFMQHQMQQPPKTDTLINPLKRPGEEXGMDYSGNAANKMPKIDDTAAQQQQPQPQLQQQQQQQTQNQTQSLLNKQQQMFNSFLGSMAFGKPIGNIAPDKAFEMYNRAAAMGFPKDFAKDNSCQLQQQQQQQSPQVASNKQQTPQPQQQQERQQQTQHMIGMGHQQQSSLEILQLQQQQQQQQQNPTQKLPQQQQQPQQLNYQQQQTQLNHNYTAQQQQSAVSDKPTTTQSAVAAAVSDASSNMMHLPSTAHQHHLSQTHHLAAYNKPTPPPPQTYSNPLMQSMLGYAGNYFDKTMPPAAHMYSASSSAATAYGNPAQQLPGNYVPGNNNPAHQPQQQQQQQQQQQQQQPAAVAPVEVKAPAKRGRKKKAATIAAEAAKQQQQQQQQQQQVAAQQQQVAAQQQQQQQQQQQQAAAQQQQQQQVTAQQQQQHQAMPQYNTAATNNQLQAHAQALHQGFQLYAGLKSGGVSSPVGSTAATPATSGTTSNQTAADAAAISLKTSTGGMVPGSAFNFAPAPGALGLYGDQAAAASSYLDQFRDAPNPYYMPPAPAHSGATANPGGNAADKSQNPLNTAAGSYPFLAAAHPSSRAAAAAAAYPFADPNSQLYQQYLRRDDFHTRMIFNQSLLGGPAAAAAAAGYGQPPPPPSAYQRATLGMPKPYDINRQSWFXQYASAANVDLQGDDLTGAATGTASGSAAASASAAATQR, from the exons ACATTCAATCATGGTGGGAGATACCGTGTATTTCGCATTTCTGTTCATTGTTTAGTTCCGCCTTTGATCTGCCCGACATCGACATCGAG GACCTCGAATCGGCGCTGCTTTCCGATGGTACCAGCGATGAGGATCAGGTCGCCTTAGTGCCCGAGTTAATTGTGCGCCTGCTCAAAGGCTGCGATGCGCTACAGTCGGTAGCCAAAGAAATCACACACAGCAACTATCAGATGTTCTTGCGTCGCTTCCTGCGTCAACAGTGTCGCCTGCACCAGACCGAGAACCACTTCGACACGGACATTGACTTCCAGTCGCTGCCCGTCCGCAAGCGCCTGCACATCCTGCACGACCTGTGCCACTTTCGCCTAGATTCGGCCGATGTGCAGGTCATCCTCAGCAATCTAGAGGCGGACAGTCTGCGCGTGGAGCCTCTGGGCTACGACGCCAAGAACTCCGGCTACTGGTATTTCTACGGCACACGACTCTATCGCGAGGACAAGGCCGCGGCAGCCTCCAGTTCGAGTTCGTCGAGTTCGGGATCCGGAGGTGACGGATCAGCCTCTTCTGGCGGAATATCGAACACCAAGGGTGTCGGTAGCAACGGCACCGTCTGGCAGGTCATCTGCTTCACCGAGGAGGACTGGCAGAACTTGGCCGCCAAGTTCAAGACCTCGACAAACGCCAAGGAGCGCGAACTTTTCCACATACTCGATGACAACTTTCTGCCCAAGCTTCCGCAGCTATTCCGCGAGCGTGAGCGTTTGAGGCGCAGAAA ACTCCTGCAAGTGCGTAACTCCAGTCGCATTCGTAATATAGCTGAGTTAAAGGCGCGCCAGGAGGAGGAACGCAAGCGACGCGAACGGGAGAACCTGTACCCGGAGCGGCAAAACGGACACTGGCTAACAccgcggcagcagcaacaacaacaacagcaacagcagcaacaacaacagcagcaacaacaacagcagcagcaatcccAGCAGCGCACACGCAGACG ATCCCAGTCAACATCGACGGCTAGTGGTATTTCAACATACGCAAGCTCCCTCAGACGAACAACCACAACTAATTCGAGCGAATTTCTGTGCCACAGGGAAACCTTCTGCCTCTCGCCAGAAAACGacgaagacgacgacgacgaggccCTTGAGGCGGAGCAGCACCCAAATCAGCCAGAGCAAACAGAACAGCAGCCGCGTgaggaggagcagcaacaGGAACCGGAGGAATTATTAGCTGCCTCAGCAACTGGCGACGATTTTCGCTCTCCAGAAACACCAAAATCGCAAACGCCGGCGGAATTGAAGAGCAAGAGcggccaccaccaccatcatcatcatcaccaccaCAAGAAGAAAAAATCGGGCAAGAAGCAGAAGAAGCGACACCATCGGGATAGAGATCGTGAGCGAGATCGCGaacaccatcatcatcatcggcgGCGACACAAGTATGCTTCAGAAGCAGACGAGGGCGAGGACGACAACAATaaccacaacagcaacagcaatagcaacagtaACACCAAtagcaccagcagcaacaacagtgCCCAGCCAAAGCGACGACGCAGTGgccaccagcaacatcagccaGAGCCACGAGAACCCACGACATCTCTAAGTCCCGAGGACAAGGAGAACTTTTGTAGGCAGCTGCAGCTTTTGGACACAAATTCGGCGGCCATAGCGGTGGCCACTAGTATTGCTGATCTCAGTCTGCCCTCGCCGGTGGCACATGAGAGTGAAACGGAGCAGGACGAGCAGGTTGATCAGCCGGCAGCAGCGGAACCAGAGCCCCCAGCAATAGCTCATTCAATGGCGCCAGCGGCCAATGTTAAGTTGCCAGGCAGGCAGACAAATAATTCGCTGAGTTCGCTTACCGGAAACATATTCATACCGGGAGGAAGcgcccaacaacaacagcagcagcatcagcaacaacaatcccAGCAGCATCAGTCGCAGGAACCGCAGAGCAGTAGTAGCAGCAGCCATAGTGCCACCTCCGCCAGCACCGTGCGTTCAAAGAAACAAAAGGCCGTGCTGAACAGCAgcgggagcagcagcagcagcaaagtGGCGGACAAGGCTGATCGGAACTTGAGCAAGGCGGAGGCGGGAAAGTCCAAGAAGTCGACGGCGGGTTCATCGGCGTCCTCATCGTCCAGCAAGGCGGAGCGAAACAGCGGTGCCTACTCGGACAAGAGTGGCGATGA CCATGTAAATAGTAGCAACCGTAgcaccaccaacaacaacagcagccttaacaacaacaaccataAGCACGCGTCGCACCACAgtcacaacaacaacaacaacagccaccCAACGACGGCATCGgctacaacaacagcaacaacgacaacgTCGCAGGGATATCATAATAATTCGAATCATAGTCATAATCAAAATAATCACAACCACCAAACCCCCTATTCACACCacacccaccaccaccaccacaccACTAATATTTTCAGTAACAAACATAAATCCAAAACGCACCACTCCCTAACccataacaacaacaacaacaacaatcacaCAACAAACGCAACAAGCACATCACAACACCTCCCAGTAACCACGAACAACAATTCAACGTACAACTCCTCCAATCATGCGAATATTCTTAGCTTCACCGAAACGGAGGAGGTCCTGCAAATCGGAATGCATAAGGTGCTCGTCTATGTGAAGAACCATCGCGATGCCTGGCCATTTGTGGATCCCGTGGAAGAGGATATAGCACCGCGCTATTACTCGATAATCAGGAG acCAATGGACCTACTGAAGATGGAAGACAAGCTAGACAGTGGGGAATATCACAAATTCAGCGAATTTCGAAATGACTTTCGCTTGATTGTCAACAACTGCAGATTGTACAACGGGCACAATAATG AATACACAGAGATGGTAAACAATCTGCAGGATGCTTTTGAAAAGGCAACCAAAAAGTACTTCGAGAATCTCTCCGATGACGAGGACGATGATCCCAATCTGAGCTATCCTGCCGCTGACTCAAAGATGAATGTATTCCGTGAAAAGTACTTCAGCAAGAAGTCCAAGGATGAGACGGAGAAGGATGCGCCAGGTCGTCTGGAAAGTAGCGCCGAAGAGGATATCAGTGAGGTTGAAGCGGAAGCCGCACAAAAAGCCCAAAAACGCAAGCGCAAGGAAAAAGACAAACGAcgtaaaaagaaaaccaaaagcaaGGCTGATCTGGAAACGGATGATGAGGATATGGAACCCGAGAGGATACCAACACCACCGCCACTTCCACCTCCGCCATCAGGCAAGAAAAGCAAAACGGGCAAGGTAGCCAAGGAAAAGGAGAAGGAAAAGGAGAAAGATAAGGATAAGGAT AAGGAGAAGGATAAGGAGACCGCTTCTTCCAAGCGGGGACGCAAGACTAAGGGCGAAAAGTCCGCGTCTAAGCCCagcaaacagcagcaaaagaCCAAAAAAGGTGCCAAGAAGTCGGCGCTCGAATCGGATCCAGAATCGGATCCCAGCAACAGCCGCGAGAGCGAGGACTACAGCGATGATGACCAAATATCCTTGGCCAAAGCCAAATCCTTGATCAAGCCCACAGCTCGAACGATAGCggcccaaaaaaagaaagttgtACCCGCTGAATCCAAGGTAAAGATGCCCACCCCAGTCAAACGGCAAGTAAAAGGTAAGGGCAAGGGTGGACGCAAGGTTAAAGATGACTCACTGGACAGCGAGCAATCCGATTTGGATGTAAAGAAACAGATGCCACCAACGGCAGCGGCTGCTTTAGCTGAATCCGCCGCCGAGCTGGAAGATGATGAGGATGATCAGCCCGCGGACGAAGACGAAGATGAGGACGGCTCGCGGTCACGCAGCATGTCGCCCTTCAAGGTTGATCTCCacaaaaaatactcaaaaagtGCCCTTAACGATGATCTCTCCGAGCTGTTGACCACCGTAAAGAAGGTTCCCACAGCGGAGACCACAAAACTAAGTGCTCGGCACCAGGATGAAGCGGATAATGATGGCGAGAGATCCTCCCGAGAGTCTGACGGGGACTTTAAATCCCTGAGCAGCAGTCGGGCTAGTTCCGAGGAGCGTCCGCCGGTGCCAAAAAAGGGTAAAAAGGGAGAAAACTCCAAAAAGGAGAAGGAAAAGAAGAGTAGGGATAAGGAAAAAGATAGGGATAAAGATAAGGATAAGGACAAATCCCGCAGCGCCAAGCACAAGAAGAGTAAGGATGAATCCCCGCTTTCGGCAGCCGCTGCGGCAGCTGCAGCCGAGCAGGCCGAACTGGAGATGCTGCTGCCCTTCATGGACAAGTACGATGTGATCAAGTACCGACGTAGTCGTGCCGCCCTCAGTGGCTCCAGTGCCTCCAACTCGTTAGCTCCTTCCGAGGACTCCAAACCAGCAAGCACCAAAAGCAATAGGGAAAGCAAAAAAGCCACTGCAAAGCGGGAAAAGTCGCCCGATCCTGTGGAGCACAAGCGCGGACGGAAGAGTAAAGATCAAAAGCGTTCGAAGGAGTCGGATAAAGTGGAGAAAACTGATAAAACTGCCAAAGCCGACTCCGAGAAACACTCTGAGAAGTCTAAGAAAAAGGAGGAAGTACCGAAAGTAGTGGAAAAACCTCCAAGAGAGAAATCACCTGTACCGATAGTACCACAAGAACCGATAAAGGAACCTCCTGCTCCAACTCCAGCACCTGCCACC GCACCCAGCAAAGTAAAAGAAGCTCCTGCCAAAACGGCGGCTAAGAAAAGACCCGACAAGCAAATGCCGCCGCCTCCGAAACCTGCCGATAAACCAAGTGAAAAGGGGTCTGGTAAGAAAGCATCCAGCAAAAAGGCAGCCCAGAAAGCAGGCCAACCGCAG ACCAACAATAACACAAATCTGGAAGCTTTGGATGTGGAAACCGAGCAGACCCTCAAAGACATAAATCGTTGGCTGGAGCACACGCCACGCTTTACGGAGTTCAGTTCGGCTAGCAATTCACCATCTCGTTATAATCTGTTGGATGATTTCGACTCGGGAATCGGAAGTAAACTGGATGCAGCAGATTTTCGAAGACCAGTGGCATTGGCTGCTCCAAAAGCAGAATTGGTACCTACTAAATTGGCGGAGGCTCTCAATGAACTTGTCAGCGAACCGAAAGTGGCCGCCAGTAAATCCGAATCGGAATCGGTGGCCCCAACGCCGAGCAGTGTGAGCAGCAGTTGTGGAACCCCACCACATTCGATGCACTCAGGAAATTCCATCGGCAGCACATCCGCCACTGCAGCATCCAGTTCGAATTGCTCCAACAACTCGATGCCCACGCCCTTGCCCGTGGCAGTGACCCCAACGCCAACACCCGCTCCTCCACCTCTGCTTCCCATTCCCAAGCCAAAGGAGCCGAGTACCACGCAGCTGCTTCTGAATCCACCACCACCGCCTCACATCAAACAGCAACTGGCCAAGGAGGCCAAGCGCAAATCCCTCAAGGAAAAGCAGGCGGCTCAAGCAGCCCAAGCTCAGCAGGTGAAAGCCAAGGCGAATGTTATGAGGACAATTGAACGGCTTCAACCAGGCAAGGCCAAGGGTAATCTTCTGCAAAATGTAGCCACTGGCAAACCAACGGAGGAAACCGGAGACTCTCACGCGGGTGTAAATCCGGTGGCCACTAAGGTTAAGGAGCTGAAGAATGCTCTCATCACGGAAACCTGTGAAGGAGCACCGAAACTGAGTTTGGGTACAGTTCTTAAAACCCAGGACTTTGCACTGGGCAAATCTCTCGGGGAAATGTCAGGAAAGAAAGTCACAGACGAGGATGACAGTCCCAACGAGGAAAGCAAATCAGAGAAGCCTTCGACACCTACAACACCGAACAAAGAGGCACCGAAACCGTTTGAAGCTCTTTTGGAACTCAGTAAAATAGGGAAATCCTCAGAGGGAGCAAAGGCGGAAGCGAGTCAAAAAGAGAAGCCCAATCTTAGCGCCTGGCTTAAAGCTTTCGGTGGTCCAAAGGTTAGTAAAAAGTCCGAAGAGGAAGAGAAGCAGCAGACGTCTGCGCAAGATCATCAAGGCGATGCCAAGGTGGCTCCACCAGCTCATTCGCCTGCTGGGGATAACTTCTCCCTGCCAACGGTGATGCGTCAAAGAAAACCCAGCACCGGAAGCACGAACTCGGAAAGGAGCTCATTTAGCCAGGATCCGGATTCGCCAAGAATAGCCATCGATGAGCGGTACGGATCGTATGCGGCTGGTTCTTATACCTCGCCAATCGGTGCC TCACCCATTGGAGCGTCTCCCATAATGGTTTCCCCCAAGCCCAATGATGATATGGGCAAACCAGCCTCACCCTATCCCCTGAATGGAGCTATCAAAGTGGGATTCTACCAGGACACCACGACCAAAAGCAGTCCGGACAAGAGTTGCAGCCCCAGGGAGATGAACTCTCCGTATCCCCAGTACTCCCAGCATATCTACTCCTCCGCCTCGTCGCCTAATGTGTCTACTCCGGACATGAGTGGAACTTCTCCCTACGGCGGTGGAAACAGCTACAATCCCTCGGGCTCAGAGGCGTCCAAGACCCCGGCCTACTCTTCCACATCCCCGCTTCCCATTTATGACCAGTACAAGCAGCCGCGCTCCCAGGAATCCGACTACAACTCGTCGATGAGTCCGAGCACCCCGAATCCACACTCGCCCTACCAGCAGCCCCAGAGTTCTCCGTACACCACGCCGCAGCAATCGCAGTCGACGCACCCGTCGCCATATCACGGCCAGTCGCCgtaccaccagcagcagcactcaCCATATCATCCACCCGCcacccagcagcaacagcaatccTCGCAGCCATCCCACAGTCCGGCGGCCCACCAGCAGGCGCTCAGTCCCATGCACAGCGTGGAATCCCCGGCATCCTCGGcagccacccaaccacccactccGCTGGCTCAGTCGCCGGCGGAGCAGCAGCACTCGCCGTATCAGCAGCCCGTGCTGTCCCCCTATCAGCAACCGCAGCAACAGGTGCAGCCGCCTGTGGTGCCGCCTGTACAGCCAGCAACAAGTGCTGTGCCTTCAGCGG CTCTGAGCAACAATGGTTATGCGCCCACTCACGACAGCTaccagcaactgcagcagcaacagcgatCCTTGTATAATCCAGCCACTTTGATTAATCCTCTGCCGAGTTCTACAACTGCAACTGCCTCTATAACCAAGCCGAACAATGATTGGAGCCTGAATCGCAGCCTGTTGCCGCCTAGCATTACCAATACTGTTAATCAGGCaacgcagcagcaacagcagcaatctGGGCAGTTGCAACAACAACCGCAGATGCAGGCAACAAcccaacaacagcagcagttaCAGACAACAcctcaacagcagcaacaattgcaagccccacagcaacagcagcaacaattgcagacaccgcaacaacagcagcaacagcagttgcagacaccgcagcagcaacaacaggtGCTGGGgcatcaacagcaacataAGCCGAAATATCCAACCTATGCGCAATATCAGTCAACAAATGCCGCAGCTaatgctgcagcagcagcagatgcagTGGATACcatgcaacaacagcaacaacaacagcaaaagaTTGTGCCGCCCACTTATGGCAGTGATATGGCCACATTTATGCAGCATCAAATGCAGCAGCCTCCCAAAACCGATACATTAATAAATCCGCTCAAACGACCTGGAGAGG TGGGCATGGATTACAGTGGAAATGCGGCAAATAAGATGCCAAAAATAGACGACACTGccgcacagcagcagcaaccgcaGCCTCagttgcagcaacaacaacagcaacaaacacAGAACCAAACGCAATCCTTGCTCAACAAACAACAGCAAATGTTTAATAGTTTCTTGGGTTCCATGGCTTTCGGCAAACCGATTGGGAACATTGCACCGGATAAAGCATTTGAGATGTATAACAGAGCTGCGGCTATGGGTTTCCCCAAGGACTTTGCGAAAGACAACAGTTgtcagctgcagcaacagcagcagcagcaatcacCGCAAGTGGCTAGCAACAAGCAGCAGACGCCccagccacagcagcaacaagagAGACAACAGCAAACGCAGCATATGATTG GAATGGGTCACCAGCAACAGTCTAGTCTGGAGATCctgcagttgcagcagcagcagcaacaacagcagcaaaaccCGACTCAAAAGTtgccacagcaacagcagcagccgcaacaACTTAActaccagcaacagcagacgCAACTTAACCACAATTATACAGCTCAGCAACAGCAATCTGCGGTGTCTGACAAACCTACCACAACTCAgtctgcagttgctgctgcggtCAGTGatgccagcagcaacatgatGCACCTGCCGTCAACCGCCCATCAGCATCATCTCAGCCAGACGCATCATTTGGCCGCATACAACAAGCCAACACCGCCTCCGCCTCAAACCTACAGCAATCCCTTGATGCAGTCGATGCTGGGCTATGCCGGAAACTACTTCGACAAGACCATGCCGCCGGCGGCTCATATGTACAGTGCCTCAAGTTCGGCGGCCACGGCTTACGGCAATCCGGCGCAGCAATTGCCCGGTAATTATGTTCCCGGCAACAACAATCCCGCACACcagccacagcaacaacaacaacaacaacaacagcagcagcagcaacaacctgctgcagttgctccagTCGAAGTCAAGGCTCCAGCGAAAAGAGGAAGGAAAAAGAAGGCAGCCACGATTGCAGCGGAGGCAGccaagcaacagcagcagcaacaacaacagcagcaacaagttgctgcccaacagcaacaagtggccgcccagcagcaacagcagcagcaacaacaacaacaacaagctgcagcccaacagcagcagcaacaacaagtgaccgcacagcagcagcagcaacaccaagcCATGCCACAATACAATACCGCTGCCACTAATAATCAGCTACAGGCGCATGCGCAGGCGCTGCATCAAGGCTTCCAATTGTATGCGGGTTTAAAATCCGGAGGAGTATCCTCGCCAGTTggcagcacagcagcaacgCCGGCAACTAGTGGAACCACCAGCAATCAAACGGCTGCTGATGCAGCCGCCATTTCGCTGAAAACATCGACCGGTGGAATGGTACCGGGCAGTGCCTTCAATTTTGCGCCTGCTCCAGGAGCACTGGGCTTGTATGGCGACCAAGCGGCGGCGGCCAGTAGTTATCTGGATCAGTTCAGGGATGCTCCCAACCCCTACTATATGCCACCGGCGCCGGCGCACAGCGGAGCAACTGCGAATCCGGGTGGCAATGCAGCGGATAAGAGCCAGAACCCACTGAACACGGCTGCCGGATCGTATCCCTTCCTAGCGGCGGCACATCCTTCTTCGCGggcggcggctgctgcagCCGCTTATCCGTTTGCGGATCCCAACTCGCAGCTGTACCAGCAGTACCTACGACGCGATGACTTCCACACGCGGATGATCTTTAACCAGAGTCTGCTGGGCGGGCCGGccgcggcggcggcagcagccgGTTATGGacagccgccgccgccgccgtccGCCTACCAACGCGCCACATTGGGCATGCCCAAGCCGTACGACATCAATCGGCAGTCATGGTTTTAGCAGTACGCCAGTGCCGCCAACGTGGATCTCCAAGGGGACGACCTGACGGGGGCGGCAACTGGAACAGCATCGGGATCAGCGGCAGCATCAGCTTCGGCGGCAGCCACACAGCGATAA